A single genomic interval of Apis cerana isolate GH-2021 linkage group LG2, AcerK_1.0, whole genome shotgun sequence harbors:
- the LOC108002903 gene encoding nuclear exosome regulator NRDE2 produces the protein MSLFPAYSEENKSTTSNESNNFLKENESTSWLYNSSCLEQISSNNFIDVSSDSSDETFYFHKEETLYTTSVKKEKLTLEEKQPSIHIKRKKKDKKKNIYEKSEYEKDVKNVYFEDKYKDKGNYTIKTLYSRIRPYYNIKKCSLGFVSHKQLKKYIYERYYVKNIDYIEKNKKKDTIIKRESITNSFKEEEIPSWHIKLEELQKMKTKQYNEKLTNNPNDIQLWIEYVEFQDTLGYFQQYQSTKDIHRAITLKKLAIVEKALEKNLESTILLKLKLSLMGELLPADEFSKQLETFVNKDSGNVTLWQEFIMTTQASVAMCTVPKVLDLYSKCFCILKQKARTNPRVYDERLLQMMYWCLTFLRHTGLWEQMWETMRLNLILNLNLDKDSLSFKKTIDEKKLIGMEEVILMSRLPLNQLWQRTESLRENCHWISVSKNELDLVGDSRRFILPDDVADFVHPILSRNLNFRMAIHTLLLLKVPLLPTRDYMLKTLTLEEFDWSVETSEMLLPFACPMVGEMSGYNQRKELLNGILEGHLTSGPQYLMFHPAQESYLDFIREIFFTIAENLSSMQRTSIYVWWLRFERLLIFLQKDDILKYDNKRKKLKTTLKEFLKKDENRNNLHFYREYALIEKEMGKFDNCVNILEMAIKSQDTCPSLICIPEEKSALLSLYRTFIETLLNLETYKETHKILILNLMKQIIPETNENQLLQVEKYLENCVRTFLQEDSFENEENTYFLPNYKCDTIVCYAYLLYIRDHDINNITNIFKNCINHYKNQHYIQEILQESQIALLQLHCKQIQNESLLKIKLDDMLNLYPNNFFALSVFACIESELPIWKSNSRMTKLQLWKAFAMCLANRKRIHKLQELKDYVSMNAAINKLLYFHQTLAKISTIKNCPLLWRLYMLLLREYNLCEKKGEEVYHESVALCPWARSIYIDAAEVAPQLLTQIQDMIREKELRMHVTPEELDILRG, from the exons atgtcTTTATTTCCAGCTTAttctgaagaaaataaatctacAACATCTAAtgaatcaaacaattttttaaaag AAAATGAGTCAACCAGTTGGTTATACAATTCCAGTTGTTTAGAACAAATttcatctaataattttattgatgtcTCTTCAGATTCTTCAGATGAAACTTTTTACTTCCATAAAGAAGAAACTTTATATACTACtagtgtaaaaaaagaaaaacttacaTTGGAGGAAAAACAACCatctatacatattaaaagaaaaaaaaaggataaaaaaaagaatatatatgaaaaatcagaatatgagaaagatgtaaaaaatgtatattttgaagATAAGTATAAAGATAAGGgaaattatactattaaaacACTTTATTCTCGAATTAGaccatattataatattaaaaaatgttctcTTGGTTTTGTTTCTcacaaacaattgaaaaaatatatttatgaaagatattatgtaaaaaatattgactatatagaaaaaaacaagaaaaaagataccattattaaaagagaatctATTACCAATTCatttaaagaagaagagatcCCTTCATGGCACATTAAATTAGAggaattacaaaaaatgaaaactaaacaatataatgaaaaattaacaaataatccaaatgatattcaattatGGATTGAATATGTAGAATTTcag gaTACATTAggatattttcaacaatatcaATCAACAAAAGATATTCATAGAgcaataacattaaaaaagttaGCTATTGTTGAAAAagctttagaaaaaaatttagaatctacaatcttattaaaattaaagttatctCTTATGGGAGAACTTTTACCTGctgatgaattttcaaaacagCTTGAAACCTTTGTCAATAAAGATTCAGGAAATGTTACTTTATGGCAAGAATTTATTATGACTACCCAAGCTTCAGTAGCAATGTGTACAGTGCCAAaagttttagatttatattcaaaatgcttttgtattttaaaacaaaaagctAGGACAAATCCTCGAGTATATGATGAACGATTATTac AAATGATGTATTGGTGTCTAACATTTTTACGACATACTGGACTTTGGGAACAAATGTGGGAAACAATGCGTTTAAATCTCAttctaaatcttaatttagataaagatagtctatctttcaaaaaaacaatagatgaaaaaaaattaa ttgGAATGGAAGAAGTAATATTAATGTCAAGATTAccattaaatcaattatggCAAAGAACAGAATCATTAAGAGAAAATTGTCATTGGATTAGCGTCagtaaaaatgaattagatCTAGTTGGCGATTctcgaagatttattttaccaGATGATGTTGCAGATTTTGTTCATCCAATactttcaagaaatttaaattttcgaatggcAATTCATACATTACTCTTACTTAAAGTACCATTATTACCAACACGAGATTATATGTTAAag acaTTAACATTAGAGGAATTTGATTGGAGTGTAGAAACTTCAGAAATGTTGCTTCCATTTGCTTGCCCTATGGTAGGTGAAATGAGTGGATATAaccaaagaaaagaattattaaatggcATACTTGAAGGACATTTAACATCAGGTCCTCAATATCTTATGTTTCATCCTGCACAAGAATcctatttagattttatacgcgaaatattttttacaatcgctgaaaatttatcttctatgCAACGTACTAGTATATATGTTTGGTGGTTAAGATTTGAAAGATTACTTATCTTTCTTCAGAaagatgatatattaaaatatgataataa acgaaaaaaattaaaaacaacatTGAaggaattcttgaaaaaagatgaaaatagaaataatttacatttttacagagaatatgcattaatagaaaaagaaatgggaaaatttgataattgtgtaaatattttagaaatggcCATTAAATCACAAGATACATGTCCTTCTTTAATTTGTATTCCTGAAGAGAAATCAGCACTATTAAGTTTATATCGAACATTTATTGAAACTTTACTCAATTTAGAAACTTATAAGGaaacacataaaatattaatattaaatttaatgaaacaaataataccagaaacaaatgaaaatcaattattacaagtagaaaaatatttagaaaattgtgTACGAACTTTTTTACAAGaagattcttttgaaaatgaagaaaatacatattttctacCAAATTATAAATGTGATACAATTGTATGCtatgcatatttattatacatacgagatcatgatattaataatataacaaatatatttaaaaattgcataaatcaTTACAAGAACCAACATTATATACAA gaAATATTGCAAGAAAGTCAAATAGCACTTTTACAATTACACTgtaaacaaattcaaaatgaaagtcttttaaaaataaaattagatgatATGCTAAATTTAtatccaaataatttttttgctctTTCAGTATTTGCATGTATTGAA AGTGAATTGCCCATATGGAAAAGTAATAGTCGAATGACAAAACTTCAATTATGGAAAGCATTTGCTATGTGCTTAGCAAATCGAAAACGTATTCATAAGTTACAAGAGCTTAAAGATTATGTTAGTATGAATGCAGCAATTAATAAGTTACTCTATTTTCATCAAACACTTGCAAA aatatcaacaattaaaaattgtccCCTATTATGGAGATTATATATGCTTCTTCTTAGAGAATATAACTTATgtgagaaaaaaggagaagaagtaTATCACGAAAGTGTTGCATTATGTCCTTGGGCTAgaagtatttatattgatgCAGCTGAAGTTGCACCTCAACTTCTTACACAAATTCAAGATATGATACGGGAAAAGGAATTAAGAATGCATGTTACCCCAgaagaattagatattttacgtggttaa
- the LOC108002739 gene encoding uncharacterized protein LOC108002739, translating into MDLKAVVVSGEAPESDDDSASIVTGIGFPFVRTPNYCGTIISGEAPESDDDGTSLSSISGAVDAMTCIPEMKIPKSKKCSIKYNSLLHKKLHECNETLDKDLIQMVDGTIGAATQELTTVNKQLLRSELILQEAVSQLRSACNRTRDASNALLQLINENFVSSIKT; encoded by the exons atgGATTTAAAAGCTGTTGTTGTTTCGGGTGAAGCACCAGAATCTGATGATGATAGTGCAAGCATTGTTAct GGTATAGGATTTCCATTTGTAAGAACTCCCAATTATTGTGGCACAATTATTTCTGGTGAAGCTCCAGAATCAGATGATg ATGGAACAAGTTTAAGCAGTATTAGTGGAGCAGTTGATGCTATGACTTGTATACCAGAAATGAAAATaccaaaatcaaaaaaatgttcCATAAAATACAATAGTTTGCTTCATAAGAAATTAc atGAATGCAATGAAACTTTGGATAAGGATCTTATACAAATGGTTGATGGAACAATTGGTGCTGCTACTCAAGAATTAACAACTgttaataaacaattgttaagAAGTGAACTTATTCTTCAAGAAGCTGTCTCTCAATTACGTAGCGCTTGCAATCGAACAAGGGATGCTTCCAATGCACTGCTTCaacttataaatgaaaattttgtatccTCTATTAAAACCTaa
- the LOC108002729 gene encoding V-set and immunoglobulin domain-containing protein 1-like isoform X2 produces the protein MIIQEISVIVMSNVMRSFRSLGEDLKNGTTKYEITVRSRSFLYVSWIRKRDLHILTSMSVTYTSDARFKIVGNPEHDDWNLRIDYVQPRDDGIYECQVNAEPKIYRAITLKVLDVQAKITGPEEVYVKKGSTISLTCIVDVQDISPSNVTWYHAGAMIDFDGPRGGVSLETEKGKNGTTSKLLITRAQHDDSGNYTCVSSKVAANVMVHVLNGEHPAAMQHGGTGNINRRVILFSLVLLMDTIFR, from the exons ATGATTATACAAg AAATTTCAGTAATCGTAATGAGTAACGTGATGAGAAGTTTCCGATCTCTCGGAGAAGATCTAAAAAATGGAACgacgaaatatgaaataacagTTCGTTCTCGTTCGTTTCTCTAT GTGTCTTGGATTCGAAAAAGGGACTTACACATCTTAACGTCCATGTCAGTGACTTATACGAGCGACGCAAGATTTAAGATAGTCGGCAATCCGGAGCACGATGACTGGAATCTGCGAATAGATTACGTTCAACCACGGGACGATGGCATTTACGAGTGTCAAGTTAATGCAGAACCCAAGATATATAGGGCGATTACTTTGAAAGTTTTGG ATGTGCAGGCAAAGATCACGGGGCCCGAGGAGGTGTACGTGAAAAAGGGAAGCACGATCAGTTTAACATGTATCGTGGACGTGCAAGATATCTCTCCGAGTAACGTGACTTGGTACCATGCCGGTGCGATGATCGATTTCGATGGTCCAAG GGGTGGCGTTTCCCTGGAAACGGAGAAAGGTAAGAACGGGACCACTAGCAAGCTGCTAATAACGCGCGCCCAGCATGACGACAGTGGTAATTACACGTGCGTGTCGAGCAAGGTCGCTGCGAATGTGATGGTACACGTGTTGAACg gtGAACATCCTGCGGCTATGCAGCACGGCGGAACCGGGAACATCAACAGGAGGGTGATTTTGTTCAGCCTGGTTCTGCTAATGGACACGATATTTCGGTGA
- the LOC108002904 gene encoding molybdenum cofactor biosynthesis protein 1 isoform X2, with product MFRKINITKSFFGVVYSSTESFVTPYVSRRIQQFRDQLNNTHNNDILTDSFGRRHTYLRISITERCNLRCLYCMPAEGIKLTKNDGILRTDEIIKIADLFVNEGINKIRLTGGEPTVRKDIVDIIAGLKQLSNLKQVAITTNGLTLTRQLPFLQKAGLDAINISLDTLQENRFEQFTRRKGWSRVMAAIDLAIQLGYNPVKVNCVIMKGFNDDEIIDFVNLTKNRPIDIRFIEYMPFQGNEWNQNKMVSFETMKKFIRDIYPNLQRLPNKYNDTSKAYHVPGFTGQIGFITSMTNHFCNSCNRLRITADGNLKVCLFEGKGEISLRDALRSGVSNDILKEMIGQAVQRKKKQHAVKKKRIHLKSYKDIRRQYIMDYMGLRFKNDMNRRLFSSLSHVDQSGKASMVDVDSKNETKRIAIAKGIVQVNSNISKLIVENNIKKGDVLSVAQLAGIIAAKRTSDLIPLCHPLPLSYANVSLHLNEKLHRIEITAEVRCTGKTGVEMEALTAVSIAALTIYDMCKYATSPKYIKITDIELISKTGGTKGDFFRK from the exons atgtttcgaaaaattaatattacgaaatcGTTTTTTGGTGTTGTGTATTCATCTACAGAATCATTTGTTACACCATATGTTTCACGTAGA atacaaCAATTTAGAGATCAGTTAAATAATACGCATAACAATGACATACTCACAGATTCATTTGGAAGACGTCATACATATTTACGTATTTCGATTACCGAACGTTGTAATCTTCGat GCTTATATTGTATGCCAGCAGAAGGAATTAAGTTGACAAAGAATGATGGTATTTTAAGAAcagatgaaataattaaaatagctgatttatttgtaaatgaaggtataaataaaatacgctTAACTGGTGGTGAACCAACTGTCAGAAAAGATATTGTGGATATTAttg cTGGTTTGAAACagttatctaatttaaaacaagTTGCAATTACTACTAATGGATTAACATTAACACGTCAGTTGCCATTTCTTCAAAAAGCTGGATTagatgcaataaatatttctttagatACTTTACAAGAAAATCGTTTTGAACAATTTACCCGTAGAAAGGGATGGTCTAGAGTTATGGCTGCAATTGATCTAGCTATTCAATTAGGTTATAATCCAGTAAAG gTGAATTGTGTTATAATGAAAGGTTTCAATGATGATGAGATAattgattttgttaatttaacaaaaaatcgtCCGATTGATATacgttttattgaatatatgccTTTTCAAGGAAATGAATGGAATCAGAATAAAATGGTTTCCTTTGAgactatgaaaaaatttattagagatATATATCCTAATCTTCAACGTCTTCcaaataaatacaatgatacatctaaa gcATATCATGTACCTGGGTTTACAGGACAAATTGGATTTATTACATCGATGACTAAtcatttttgtaattcatGTAATAGATTAAGAATAACGGCAgatggaaatttaaaagtttgttTGTTTGAGGGAAAGGGAGAAATATCTCTTCGAGATGCGTTACGTAGTGGAGTATCTaatgatattttgaaagaaatgatCGGACAAGCGGTgcaacgtaaaaaaaaacagcATGCGg TTAAAAAGAAACGTATTCATCTTAAaagttataaagatataaggAGACAGTATATAATGGATTACATGGgacttcgatttaaaaatgatatgaataGAAGACTATTTTCCTCATTGTCACATGTAGATCAAAGTGGCAAAGCAAGCATGGTAGATGTAGATTCGAAAAACGAAACTAAACGTATTGCAATAGCAAAGGGAATTGTACaagttaattcaaatataagcAAATTGatagttgaaaataatataaaaaagggcGATGTATTATCTGTGGCACAATTGGCAGGTATCATAGCAGCGAAACGTACTTCTGATTTGATACCTTTATGTCATCCACTTCCATTATCTTATGCAAATGTATCCTTacatttaaacgaaaaattacaTCGTATAGAAATCACAGCAGAAGTTAGATGTACTGGAAAGACTGGTGTAGAAATGGAAGCTTTAACAGCCGTAAGTATTGCGGCTCTAACAATTTATGATATGTGTAAATATGCAACTTccccaaaatatataaaaataaccgatatcgaattaatttcaaaaactgGTGGTACAAAGggtgatttttttagaaaataa
- the LOC108002904 gene encoding molybdenum cofactor biosynthesis protein 1 isoform X3: protein MFRKINITKSFFGVVYSSTESFVTPYVSRRIQQFRDQLNNTHNNDILTDSFGRRHTYLRISITERCNLRCLYCMPAEGIKLTKNDGILRTDEIIKIADLFVNEGINKIRLTGGEPTVRKDIVDIIAGLKQLSNLKQVAITTNGLTLTRQLPFLQKAGLDAINISLDTLQENRFEQFTRRKGWSRVMAAIDLAIQLGYNPVKVNCVIMKGFNDDEIIDFVNLTKNRPIDIRFIEYMPFQGNEWNQNKMVSFETMKKFIRDIYPNLQRLPNKYNDTSKAYHVPGFTGQIGFITSMTNHFCNSCNRLRITADGNLKVCLFEGKGEISLRDALRSGVSNDILKEMIGQAVQRKKKQHAGMFNLSRMENRPMILIGG, encoded by the exons atgtttcgaaaaattaatattacgaaatcGTTTTTTGGTGTTGTGTATTCATCTACAGAATCATTTGTTACACCATATGTTTCACGTAGA atacaaCAATTTAGAGATCAGTTAAATAATACGCATAACAATGACATACTCACAGATTCATTTGGAAGACGTCATACATATTTACGTATTTCGATTACCGAACGTTGTAATCTTCGat GCTTATATTGTATGCCAGCAGAAGGAATTAAGTTGACAAAGAATGATGGTATTTTAAGAAcagatgaaataattaaaatagctgatttatttgtaaatgaaggtataaataaaatacgctTAACTGGTGGTGAACCAACTGTCAGAAAAGATATTGTGGATATTAttg cTGGTTTGAAACagttatctaatttaaaacaagTTGCAATTACTACTAATGGATTAACATTAACACGTCAGTTGCCATTTCTTCAAAAAGCTGGATTagatgcaataaatatttctttagatACTTTACAAGAAAATCGTTTTGAACAATTTACCCGTAGAAAGGGATGGTCTAGAGTTATGGCTGCAATTGATCTAGCTATTCAATTAGGTTATAATCCAGTAAAG gTGAATTGTGTTATAATGAAAGGTTTCAATGATGATGAGATAattgattttgttaatttaacaaaaaatcgtCCGATTGATATacgttttattgaatatatgccTTTTCAAGGAAATGAATGGAATCAGAATAAAATGGTTTCCTTTGAgactatgaaaaaatttattagagatATATATCCTAATCTTCAACGTCTTCcaaataaatacaatgatacatctaaa gcATATCATGTACCTGGGTTTACAGGACAAATTGGATTTATTACATCGATGACTAAtcatttttgtaattcatGTAATAGATTAAGAATAACGGCAgatggaaatttaaaagtttgttTGTTTGAGGGAAAGGGAGAAATATCTCTTCGAGATGCGTTACGTAGTGGAGTATCTaatgatattttgaaagaaatgatCGGACAAGCGGTgcaacgtaaaaaaaaacagcATGCGg GAATGTTCAATCTATCCCGCATGGAAAACAGACCAATGATTTTGATTGGaggttaa
- the LOC108002729 gene encoding hemicentin-1-like isoform X1, producing the protein MAPFHGMALILLGIGYLLHAEPPNGHRTLAVQRFDGEKTDKGERSQRGAKRTYFYKDSPQKVTAVVGQTVVLLCRVKNLGNRTVSWIRKRDLHILTSMSVTYTSDARFKIVGNPEHDDWNLRIDYVQPRDDGIYECQVNAEPKIYRAITLKVLDVQAKITGPEEVYVKKGSTISLTCIVDVQDISPSNVTWYHAGAMIDFDGPRGGVSLETEKGKNGTTSKLLITRAQHDDSGNYTCVSSKVAANVMVHVLNGEHPAAMQHGGTGNINRRVILFSLVLLMDTIFR; encoded by the exons ATGGCACCATTCCATGGCATGGCCCTTATATTGCTTGGAATCGGATACCTGTTACACGCAGAACCGCCAAACGGTCATCGTACTTTAG CGGTGCAACGATTCGATGGGGAAAAAACCGATAAAGGCGAACGGTCGCAACGAGGTGCGAAGAGgacgtatttttataaagactCGCCCCAAAAAGTGACCGCCGTTGTGGGACAAACTGTTGTGCTGTTGTGTCGTGTTAAGAATCTGGGAAATAGAACA GTGTCTTGGATTCGAAAAAGGGACTTACACATCTTAACGTCCATGTCAGTGACTTATACGAGCGACGCAAGATTTAAGATAGTCGGCAATCCGGAGCACGATGACTGGAATCTGCGAATAGATTACGTTCAACCACGGGACGATGGCATTTACGAGTGTCAAGTTAATGCAGAACCCAAGATATATAGGGCGATTACTTTGAAAGTTTTGG ATGTGCAGGCAAAGATCACGGGGCCCGAGGAGGTGTACGTGAAAAAGGGAAGCACGATCAGTTTAACATGTATCGTGGACGTGCAAGATATCTCTCCGAGTAACGTGACTTGGTACCATGCCGGTGCGATGATCGATTTCGATGGTCCAAG GGGTGGCGTTTCCCTGGAAACGGAGAAAGGTAAGAACGGGACCACTAGCAAGCTGCTAATAACGCGCGCCCAGCATGACGACAGTGGTAATTACACGTGCGTGTCGAGCAAGGTCGCTGCGAATGTGATGGTACACGTGTTGAACg gtGAACATCCTGCGGCTATGCAGCACGGCGGAACCGGGAACATCAACAGGAGGGTGATTTTGTTCAGCCTGGTTCTGCTAATGGACACGATATTTCGGTGA
- the LOC108002904 gene encoding molybdenum cofactor biosynthesis protein 1 isoform X1, producing the protein MFRKINITKSFFGVVYSSTESFVTPYVSRRIQQFRDQLNNTHNNDILTDSFGRRHTYLRISITERCNLRCLYCMPAEGIKLTKNDGILRTDEIIKIADLFVNEGINKIRLTGGEPTVRKDIVDIIAGLKQLSNLKQVAITTNGLTLTRQLPFLQKAGLDAINISLDTLQENRFEQFTRRKGWSRVMAAIDLAIQLGYNPVKVNCVIMKGFNDDEIIDFVNLTKNRPIDIRFIEYMPFQGNEWNQNKMVSFETMKKFIRDIYPNLQRLPNKYNDTSKAYHVPGFTGQIGFITSMTNHFCNSCNRLRITADGNLKVCLFEGKGEISLRDALRSGVSNDILKEMIGQAVQRKKKQHAGMFNLSRMENRPMILIGVKKKRIHLKSYKDIRRQYIMDYMGLRFKNDMNRRLFSSLSHVDQSGKASMVDVDSKNETKRIAIAKGIVQVNSNISKLIVENNIKKGDVLSVAQLAGIIAAKRTSDLIPLCHPLPLSYANVSLHLNEKLHRIEITAEVRCTGKTGVEMEALTAVSIAALTIYDMCKYATSPKYIKITDIELISKTGGTKGDFFRK; encoded by the exons atgtttcgaaaaattaatattacgaaatcGTTTTTTGGTGTTGTGTATTCATCTACAGAATCATTTGTTACACCATATGTTTCACGTAGA atacaaCAATTTAGAGATCAGTTAAATAATACGCATAACAATGACATACTCACAGATTCATTTGGAAGACGTCATACATATTTACGTATTTCGATTACCGAACGTTGTAATCTTCGat GCTTATATTGTATGCCAGCAGAAGGAATTAAGTTGACAAAGAATGATGGTATTTTAAGAAcagatgaaataattaaaatagctgatttatttgtaaatgaaggtataaataaaatacgctTAACTGGTGGTGAACCAACTGTCAGAAAAGATATTGTGGATATTAttg cTGGTTTGAAACagttatctaatttaaaacaagTTGCAATTACTACTAATGGATTAACATTAACACGTCAGTTGCCATTTCTTCAAAAAGCTGGATTagatgcaataaatatttctttagatACTTTACAAGAAAATCGTTTTGAACAATTTACCCGTAGAAAGGGATGGTCTAGAGTTATGGCTGCAATTGATCTAGCTATTCAATTAGGTTATAATCCAGTAAAG gTGAATTGTGTTATAATGAAAGGTTTCAATGATGATGAGATAattgattttgttaatttaacaaaaaatcgtCCGATTGATATacgttttattgaatatatgccTTTTCAAGGAAATGAATGGAATCAGAATAAAATGGTTTCCTTTGAgactatgaaaaaatttattagagatATATATCCTAATCTTCAACGTCTTCcaaataaatacaatgatacatctaaa gcATATCATGTACCTGGGTTTACAGGACAAATTGGATTTATTACATCGATGACTAAtcatttttgtaattcatGTAATAGATTAAGAATAACGGCAgatggaaatttaaaagtttgttTGTTTGAGGGAAAGGGAGAAATATCTCTTCGAGATGCGTTACGTAGTGGAGTATCTaatgatattttgaaagaaatgatCGGACAAGCGGTgcaacgtaaaaaaaaacagcATGCGg GAATGTTCAATCTATCCCGCATGGAAAACAGACCAATGATTTTGATTGGag TTAAAAAGAAACGTATTCATCTTAAaagttataaagatataaggAGACAGTATATAATGGATTACATGGgacttcgatttaaaaatgatatgaataGAAGACTATTTTCCTCATTGTCACATGTAGATCAAAGTGGCAAAGCAAGCATGGTAGATGTAGATTCGAAAAACGAAACTAAACGTATTGCAATAGCAAAGGGAATTGTACaagttaattcaaatataagcAAATTGatagttgaaaataatataaaaaagggcGATGTATTATCTGTGGCACAATTGGCAGGTATCATAGCAGCGAAACGTACTTCTGATTTGATACCTTTATGTCATCCACTTCCATTATCTTATGCAAATGTATCCTTacatttaaacgaaaaattacaTCGTATAGAAATCACAGCAGAAGTTAGATGTACTGGAAAGACTGGTGTAGAAATGGAAGCTTTAACAGCCGTAAGTATTGCGGCTCTAACAATTTATGATATGTGTAAATATGCAACTTccccaaaatatataaaaataaccgatatcgaattaatttcaaaaactgGTGGTACAAAGggtgatttttttagaaaataa